A part of Acropora palmata chromosome 8, jaAcrPala1.3, whole genome shotgun sequence genomic DNA contains:
- the LOC141890099 gene encoding uncharacterized protein LOC141890099 codes for MKYSQVTISCIESLRFFAFLMICCTILVYISATESLKDDDAHGRRQELPRLIRQRRAIKKNGTTNPQDIEKRLKILEHRLDALLSYPHGSCNALVAYLLGQKSQHNGNTNKGPPGPPGPPGIRGPKGEAGKPGENKPFPGPPGPKEDQGHLGKTGAQGPQGAKGEKGQDDTRTSGVNYVRWGRTSCPNGTQIVYQGIMGGEHYTHYGGGSQYLCLPRNPKYDKYQNGHQSAGYVYGTEYEVSQYNGNPFPRNLHDHDAPCAVCFVQSRGSMLMMPARNDCPSGWTEEYHGYLMTEHYGHKHSREFICVDGNPEYVHGSKRDNNGALLYPVEGVCGSLPCLPYVAGRELTCAVCTK; via the exons ATGAAGTATTCGCAAGTCACTATCTCTTGTATTGAAAGCCTGCGCTTCTTCGCGTTCTTAATGATTTGTTGTACCATTTTGGTTTACATCTCTGCCACGGAGAGCCTAAAAGATGACGACGCACATGGAAGAAGACAAGAGTTACCAAGGTTGATCCGACAGCGCAGAGCAATTAAGAAGAACGGTACAACAAATCCACAGGATATTGAAAAACGACTTAAAATCCTTGAACACAG ACTTGATGCCCTGCTCAGCTACCCACACGGGTCGTGCAATGCACTTGTGGCATACCTTTTAG GGCAGAAATCCCAGCACAATGGAAATACAAATAAGGGACCCCCAGGTCCACCAGGACCACCAGGAATACGTGGCCCAAAAG GAGAAGCAGGCAAGCCGGGCGAAAACAAGCCATTCCCAGGCCCTCCTGGTCCTAAAGAAGACCAAGGACATCTTGGTAAGACTGGAGCCCAGGGACCTCAAGGCGCCAAAGGAGAAAAGGGGCAAGACGACACTAGAACAAGTGGGGTGAATTATGTGCGATGGGGAAGAACATCATGTCCCAATGGTACCCAGATTGTTTATCAAG gGATAATGGGTGGAGAGCATTACACTCACTACGGTGGTGGATCACAGTACCTTTGTCTTCCTCGCAACCCAAAGTACGACAAAtaccaaaatggccaccagAGCGCGGGATACGTTTACGGCACCGAGTATGAAGTAAGTCAATACAACGGAAATCCTTTCCCCAGAAATCTGCACGATCATGATGCTCCCTGTGCTGTTTGCTTCGTCCAGTCACGTGGTTCAATGCTAATGATGCCCGCAAGGAATGACTGTCCATCTGGATGGACCGAAGAGTATCATGGGTATTTGATGACTGAGCATTATGGTCACAAACATTCGAGGGAGTTCATCTGTGTCGACGGTAATCCTGAGTATGTCCATGGTAGCAAGCGCGACAACAATGGCGCCTTGCTGTACCCTGTGGAAGGAGTGTGTGGATCGCTCCCATGTCTTCCATACGTGGCGGGAAGAGAGTTGACATGCGCAGTCTGTACCAAGTGA
- the LOC141888905 gene encoding uncharacterized protein LOC141888905 → MKHLQVIIPCSESLRFFALLVMCCTILVHISATESLKNDDAHETRQELPRSILQRRAIKENDTSNPQDIEKRLKIIEQRLDALLSYPHESGNKVVAYFSGEAGKPGKNKPFSGSQGPKGDQGPVGKTGAQGPQGAKGERGQDGARANGVNYVRWGRKSCPNGAQMVYQGIMGGEHYTHYGGGSQYLCLPRNPKYDKYQNGHQSAGYVYGTEYEVSQYNGNPFARNLHDHDAPCAVCFVQSRGSMLMMPARNDCPSGWTKEYHGYLMTEHYGHKHSREFICVDGNPDYVHGSNHNHNGALLYPVEGVCGSLPCLPYVAGRELTCAVCTK, encoded by the exons ATGAAGCATTTGCAAGTTATTATCCCTTGCAGTGAAAGCCTGCGCTTCTTCGCGTTGTTAGTGATGTGTTGTACCATTTTGGTTCACATCTCTGCCACGGAGAGCCTAAAAAATGACGATGCACATGAAACAAGGCAAGAGTTGCCAAGATCTATCCTTCAACGCAGAGCAATTAAGGAAAACGACACATCAAATCCACAAGACATCGAAAAACGACTTAAAATCATTGAACAGAG ACTCGATGCCCTGCTCAGCTACCCACACGAGTCGGGCAATAAAGTTGTCGCCTACTTTTCGG GAGAAGCAGGCAAGCcgggaaaaaacaaaccattCTCAGGCTCTCAGGgtcctaaaggagaccaaggACCTGTTGGTAAGACTGGAGCACAGGGACCTCAAGGCGCCAAAGGAGAGAGGGGACAAGACGGCGCTAGAGCGAATGGGGTGAATTATGTGCGATGGGGAAGAAAATCATGTCCCAATGGTGCCCAGATGGTTTATCAAG gGATAATGGGTGGAGAGCATTACACTCACTACGGTGGTGGATCACAGTACCTTTGTCTTCCTCGCAACCCCAAGTACGACAAGtaccaaaatggccaccagAGTGCGGGATACGTTTACGGCACCGAGTATGAAGTAAGTCAATATAACGGAAATCCTTTCGCCAGAAATCTGCACGATCATGATGCTCCCTGTGCTGTTTGCTTCGTCCAGTCACGTGGTTCAATGCTAATGATGCCCGCAAGGAATGACTGTCCATCTGGATGGACCAAAGAGTATCATGGGTATTTGATGACTGAGCATTATGGTCACAAACATTCGAGGGAGTTCATCTGTGTCGATGGTAATCCTGATTATGTCCATGGTAGCAACCACAACCACAATGGCGCCTTGCTGTACCCTGTGGAAGGAGTGTGTGGATCGCTCCCATGTCTTCCATACGTGGCGGGAAGAGAGTTGACATGCGCAGTCTGTACCAAGTGA